ATCGCGACCCCGCCATTGTCGGCCTCACCGCGTTTGGCGCGGCTGTGACCGACGAACCCCAGCACTATCGCGACGATGCCCAGCACCACACCGCCGACCACCGACAGTGCGGTCACGATTCCGGCGATGGCCACCACCAGGGCCGCGATGCCGGCACCGTTCCTGGGCGCGCTGCGTGTGCCGGGCGGCGGGTAGCCGGGGTATTGACCGGGCGCCGGGTAAGGGTAGGGGTAGCCGGGCGGAGGGTAGCCACCGCCGGCCGGCGGCCAGGACGGTTGAGACTCAGGCGACAGCGAGGGCATCCCGGACTCGGGCATTGCGCGGACTCCACATCACAGCATCAGACAGGTGTCAAACGGGTTGGAACCCAGGGTACCCGCGTTGGCGTCGACGGGCCCGGGGTTGGCCGCCGGCTAGCCGCCCGCCACCGCCGCGTCGATCCTGCGGGACGCGGTCCGGACCTTGAAGGCCGTGACGACCTCGACGACCCCGATGACGATCAACCAGCTGCCGACCACCAGCGCCAGGATCCAGAGCGAGGTGAACGGCGCCGCCAGCGTCACCAGCCCGGCCAGCAGGCTGAGCACGCCCATGAAGATCTGCCAGCCGCGGCCCGGCAGCGCCGGGTCACTGATGCCCGCGACGGTGGTGGCCACCCCCCGGAAGATGAAGCCGACCGCGATCCAGATGGCCAACAGCAGCACCGCGAGGGCTTCCTCGTCGGAGTGGAAATGCCGGAAACACAGCACCGCCAGGATCACCGCCGCGGTACCGCTGAGGAACAGCAGCACCCGCCCGCCCGCGGAGATGACCGGCAGGCTGAACGCGAAGATCAGCTGGGCGACCCCGGTGACCAACAGGTAGATGCCGAACAACACGGCGGCAGCCAGGATGGTCCGGCCCGGCCAGGCCAGGATCAGCACGCCCAGAGCCAGGGCCAGAACACCGGAGACCAGCGTCGACTTCCACAGGTGTGGCAGCAGACCGGAAGGGGTTGTTTCCATGGCCGAAGTTTGGCACAGATACCGCCCTGCGAACCGGGAATTCGGCGTCGACCACCGCTTCTAGGCGGCCGGGGCGACCCGCGAGGCGTAGATTTCGGCGAGGAACTGCTCGATGGCCAGCGCCGTGTGCGCGGCCCGGGGCGAGCCGAAGATGTCGAAGGCGTGCTGGGCCACCGGCAACTCCGCGTAGACCACGGGGCTGGTGCTGACATCGCGCAACCGGGCGGTGAAGGCACGGGCCTGCTCGACCGGTACCAGCGAGTCGTTGCGGCCGTGCAGTACGAAAAACGGTGGGGCGTCGGCGGATATGTATGTCATCGGAGACGCGGCGCGGTAGGTGTCCGGGAACCGGCGCCGGCTCTGCTTGAACACGTAGGCACTCAGCGCCGGCGTCAGCAGCGGGTGCAGATCGGTGTCGCCGGTGAAGTCGTAGATGCCGTAGAAGGGAATCGCTGCCCGCACGCTGGTGTCGGCGTCGGCGAAACCCGGCTGGAATCGGGGATCGCCTGCGGTCAGCGCGGTCAGCGCGCACAGGTGACCGCCGGCCGAGCCGCCGGTGACCGCGATCCAGTCCGGGTCGCCGCCGTAGTCGGCGATGTGGGCCTTCGTCCAGGCCAGGGCACGCTTGACGTCGATGATGTGGTCGGGCCAGGTGGAACGCGGGCTGAGCCGGTAGTTGATCGACACACACACCCAGCCCCGCTCCACCAGATGACTCATCAGCGGATGTGCTTGGCCGCGTTTGCTTCCCACCATCCAGGCGCCCCCGGGGACCTGCAGCAGCACCGGCGCGCGGCCGTCGCGGGGGAGGTCGCGGTGTCGCCACACGTCGAGGGTGTTGCGGCCGCCGTATTCGCCGTAGGGGATGTCGGCGTCGGTGGCGTAGTCACGGTAGACCCGCATCATGCGCACCAGGCCGGGTGCTTTTGCGATCTCGCCGTCCGGGCCCGGCCGTTTCCAGAGGTCAGCGCCGTCGGTGCGCCGTCCCGCACCGAGTTCGGCGTCCAGCGCCGCCGTCAGCGGGCGGTTGGCGGTGCGCCCGGCGTGGTGCAGCCCGAGCAGGCCCAGCCAGGACAGCGCCGAAACCAGCCAACCGAACCGCCGTGCCCGCGGCGGCAACCATCGCGACACCGCTGCCAACGTCGCGGACTGCCCGGCGATGAGGTGCAGCGGAAGCTCCGAGGCGAACACACCGAACGCGAACGCATACAGCGACGGATAGCCGTGCTTGGTCAGCGGACGGTAACCGTTGACGGTGCTGGCGAGTCCGACGAGCGAGCCGAGCACGGCCAGAAGCCTCGTCATTGCGCTCCTCTGCGGTGGGGAATACTTCCGATCCGGCACCCTACCGAAGCCGGTCGGGTCGCCCGCTCAGCGCGCGCGGGCCGACAGCAGCGACCGGGACGCCGGACCGTGCGAGGCCGGCGGACGCTCACCCACCAGGAACCAGGTGTGCATGACGCCCTTGCCCTTGACCTTGATGTCGCCGCGCTCTTCGAGCACGAAGTCGCCGCTCAACCGGTCGTAGACGTCCTGCGGCACCTGGATACGGTCCTGGGAGCCGGTCGACTCCATGCGCGAGGCGAGGTTCACCGCGTCGCCCCACACGTCGTAGAAGAACCGGCGGTTTCCGACCACCCCGGCGACCACCGGGCCGGCGGCCAGACCGATCCGCAGCGACACCGGCCGGCCCAGCGGATCACGCAGTTCGGCGATGGTGTCGGCGATGTCGAGTGCCAGCCGCGCCAGCGCGTGCAGGTGATCCGGCCTGGGGTTGGGGACTCCGCTGACCACCATGTATGAGTCACCGCTGGTCTTGATCTTCTCCAGCCCATGCCGGTCGACGAGCCGGTCGAGGCCGGTGTAGAGCTCGTTGAGGAATTCGACCAGCTGGCCCGGCTCGGTCTGGCTGGCCCGCCGGGTGAAGTCGGCGATATCGGCGAACAGCACCGAAGCGTCCGGATAGCTGTCGGCGATCACGTCCACGGCCGGGTTCTTCAGCCGGTCGGCGACAGCGGTGGGCAGGATGTTGGCCAGCAGCGCTTCGGAACGCTCGTACTCGGCCTCCATCGCCGCTTCGGCGTGGGCGATCTCGCGCAGCGCGAACCAGATCGTGGCGACCACCATGAAGCACGCCGAGACGACCACCAGCACGAAGGACAGGTTGCGCAGCCAGGCCGGCTGATTCAGGTTGTCCGGGGGGACCAGGAATTGCAGGGCGATGGTCAGCGCGGCGCCGACCGCGGCCACGGCGGCGGCCAACTTGATCCGGTCCACGCCGAGGATGAGCACGCTGATCGACGCCGCAGCCAGGAAGTAGAACTGGATGCCCGACCCGGTCCCGACCACCCAACAGACCACGAACGTCGTCAGGTAGGCGATGCCGACGAACGCCAGGGGCGCGATCAGCTCGCCGTAGTGGTAGAGCAGCGGGGTCAGCACAAAGGCGGCCGCGGCGATCAGATTGAGCGCGCCGATCCACCAGTAGGTGGGATCCGCCCAGATCTCCAGCAGCCCGAACCCTGCGCTGATGATCGCGGCCAGCCCGGAAGACACCTTGAGGATCCGCAGCCGCTGCGACAGCCGCGCCGCGTAATGCCGCGTGCGGGCCGGAATGCAGTGCGAGCGCCGGTAGGGGGTTTGGGCCTCGGCCGGCACCGCGAGGAACCGTTTGACGGTCACGATCGACAGCCTAATCCGGTGAGCTGCGCAGTTGGTGGTTTCACCAGGTGGCTAGGGTCGGGGACCATGGTGTTGCGTTTCGTTGCGCTGTTCGTGCTGGCCGCCGTCGCGGAGATCGGCGGCGCCTGGCTGGTCTGGCAGGGCGTGCGCGAGCATCGCGGCCTGCTGTGGGCCGGAGCCGGGGTGATCGCCCTCGGGTTGTACGGCTTCGTGGCGACGTGGCAACCCGACGCCCACTTCGGCCGGATCCTGGCCGCCTACGGCGGAGTCTTCGTGGCGGGCTCGCTGGCCTGGGGCATGGCCTTCGACGGATTCCGCCCCGACCGGGCCGACGTCCTCGGTGCGCTGATTTGTCTGGCCGGAGTCGCCGTGATTATGTACGCACCGCGCTGACCTGCGCTGATCGTGGTGCCCTCGGTGAGATTCGAACTCACACTGTACGGGTTTTGAATCCGTTTCCTCTGCCAGTTGGGATACGAGGGCCCAGGCGCTTGCGCGCGGGTCTTTACCTTAGACGATGCCCCCGCGGGGTTGCCGACGGCGGCAGCCACGACAGAATGGGCTGATGAATGCGTCGTCATCCGAGAGCGCCCCGCGTCCTGCCCGCCGGGTCCTGATCGCCGAGGACGAGGCGCTGATCCGCCTCGACCTGGCCGAAATGCTGCGGGAAGAGGGCTATGAGGTGGTCGGTGAGGCCGGCGACGGCCAGGAGGCCGTGGAGCTGGCCGAGCTGCTGCGCCCGGACCTGGTGATCCTCGATGTGAAGATGCCGCGGCGCGACGGCATCGACGCGGCCTCGGAGATCGCCGGGAAACGGATCGCACCGATCGTCATGCTCACCGCGTTCAGCCAGCGCGACCTGGTGGAACGGGCCCGCGACGCCGGGGCGATGGCCTATCTGGTCAAGCCCTTCACGGCCAGCGACCTGGTGCCGGCCATCGAGCTGGCGGTCAGCCGGGCCGAGGAGATCACCGCGCTGGAACGCGAAGTCAGCACCTTGTCCGAGCAGCTCGAGACCCGCAAGCTCATCGAGCGGGCCAAGGGCCTGCTGCAGGCCAAACAGGGTCTGAGCGAGCCGGAAGCGTTCAAGTGGATTCAGCGGGCGGCGATGGACAAACGGACCACGATGCGGCAGGTGGCCGAGGTGGTGCTGGAAACCCTCGACACGGCGGCGAACCCCCCGGCCTGACCACCGTTGCGGTTGCCCAACCAGTACGCTCGATGACGTGCAGCGCAGAATCATGGGCATCGAGACCGAGTTCGGTGTCACCTGCACCTTCCACGGCCACCGGCGACTGTCACCCGACGAGGTGGCACGGTACCTGTTCCGCCGGGTGGTGTCATGGGGCCGTAGTTCGAATGTGTTCCTGCGCAACGGCGCTCGGTTGTACCTCGATGTCGGCAGCCATCCCGAGTACGCCACCGCGGAGTGCGACAACCTGACTCAGCTGGTCACGCACGACCGGGCCGGCGAACGGGTGCTCGAAGACCTGCTGATCGATGCCGAGCAGCGGCTGGCCGATGAGGGGATCGGCGGCGACATCTACCTGTTCAAGAACAACACCGACTCGGCCGGCAACTCCTACGGCTGCCACGAGAACTACCTGATCGTGCGGGCCGGGGAGTTCTCCCGGATCTCCGACGTGCTGCTGCCGTTCCTGGTGACCCGTCAGCTGATCTGCGGCGCCGGCAAGATACTGCAGACCCCCAAGGCCGCAACCTTCTGCTTGTCGCAGCGCGCCGAGCACATCTGGGAGGGCGTGTCGAGTGCCACGACGCGCTCCCGGCCGATCATCAACACCCGCGACGAACCGCACGCCGACGCCGAGAAGTACCGCCGGCTGCACGTCATCGTCGGCGACTCCAACATGTCCGAGACCTCGACACTGCTCAAGGTGGGCAGCGCGGCACTGGTGCTGGAGATGATCGAGGCGGGGGTGCCCTTCCGCGACTTCTCCCTTGACAATCCCATCCGGGCGATCCGCGAGGTCAGCCACGACGTCACCGGCCGCCGCCCGGTGCGCTTGGCCGGGGGACGTCAGGCCAGCGCCCTGGACATCCAGCGCGAGTACTACGGGCGGGCCGTGGAGTACGTGCGGACGCGCGCGGCCAGCAACCCGCAGCTCGAGCAGGTCATCGATTTGTGGGGCCGCCAGCTCGACGCGGTCGAAACCCAGGATTTCGCCAAGGTGGACACCGAGATCGACTGGGTGATCAAACGGAAACTGTTCCAGCGCTACCAGGATCGCTACGACATGGAGCTGTCGGACCCGAAGATCGCCCAGCTCGATCTGGCCTACCACGACATCAAGCGTGGCCGCGGCGTCTTCGATCTGCTGCAGCGCAAAGGCCTGGCCGCTCGGGTCACCACCGACGAGGAGGTCGACGAGGCGGTCGACACCCCGCCGCAGACCACCCGTGCCAAGCTGCGCGGTGAATTCATCAGTGCCGCACAGGCAGCCGGGCGCGACTTCACCGTCGACTGGGTGCACCTCAAGCTCAACGACCAGGCTCAGCGCACCGTGCTGTGTAAGGATCCGTTCCGCTCGGTCGACGAGCGGGTCAAGCGGCTGATCGCCAGCATGTAGCCGTCCAGGCCTCAAAGCCGCGCCGGCTGACCACATCCGACCGACCCGGCACCCGGCAGCGCCTATTGTCTATTTTCATGGCGACCGCCAAAGTCGAACGACTCCTCAATCTTGTCATCGCGCTGCTGTCCACCCGCGGTTACCTCACGGCGGAGAAGATTCGCGCCACCGTGATCGGCTACGGCGACAGCCCCAGCGACGACGCGTTCTCCCGGATGTTCGAGCGCGACAAGAATGAGCTGCGTGACCTGGGCATACCCTTGGAGACCGGCAAGGTGTCGGGTCTCGACACGGTAGAGGGGTACCGCATCAACCCCGACGCCTACGCGCTGCCCGCCATCGAGCTGACCCCCGACGAGGCGGCCGCGGTCGCCGTCGCCGTCCAACTGTGGCAGTCCCCGGAGCTGCGCGCCAACGCCCAAGGCGCGGTGGGCAAACTGCAGGCCGCCGGCGTCGAAGTGGATCCCGATCGCGCCGACGTGCTGGTCGCACCCCCGGCGGCGCTGCCCGGCATCCATCGCGCCGAGCCGGCGCTGGGGGCGCTGATGGATGCCGTGCAGGCGCGCCAGGCCGTGCAGTTCGGCCACCGCCCGTCGCCGGTGGCGCCCTACGCCACCCGCACCGTGGAGCCGTGGGGTGTGGTCACCCATTCCGGCCGGTGGTACCTGGTGGGCCACGACCGCGACCGCGACGCGGTCCGCACCTTCCGGATGTCACGCATCGCCGATGACGTCACACCGATCGGGCCGCCGGGCGCGGTCGCCCGACCCGACGGCGCCGATCTGCGCCGGATCGTGGCGGCCGCCGTGGGGGAGGCCCCCAGCGGAGTGCAGGCCCGCATCTGGGTCGCCGACGATCGGGCCGTGGCCTTGCGCCGGGCCGGCACGGTACTGGGCCGCGAATCGCGGGCCGGCCGCGACGGCGACATCATCGGCGTCGACATCGGCACCCACGACCGGCTGGCCCGCGAGATCGCCGGATACGGGGCCGACGCCGTCGTGGTGGACCCGCCCTCGCTGCGCGACGACGTGGTGGCCCGGCTCACCGCCTGCGCCCAGGAGGTCTCGGCGTGAGCCACCTGTCGAATCGGCTGGTCCGGCTGCTGAACATGGTGCCGTATCTGCAGGCCCGCCCCGGGATAACCAAGAAGCAGGCCGCCGCCGAACTCGGCGTGACCCTGGCGCAACTGCAGGCCGATCTGCATCAGCTGGTGATGTGTGGACTGCCCGGGTATGGGCCCGGCGACCTGATCGACGTGACGTTCTACGAGGATCGCCTCGACGTCCACGAGTCCGCGGGGGTGGATCGGCCGTTGCGGCTCACCTCGCCGGAGGCCACCGCCGTGCTGATGGCACTGCGGGCACTGGTCGGCATGCCCGGCATCGTCGATCCCCGAGCGGCCCGCAGCGCGATCGCCAAGATCGAGAACGCCGCCGGTGAGGCCGCCCAGCGGGCGATCGAACCTGCGGGCGAGGATGACCCGGTCGCCGGGATCGTCCGCGACGGCGTGCACCGCCACCGGGCGCTGGCCATCGACTACTACGCCGCCTCGCGAGACACCTCGTCGCACCGGATCGTCGACCCGATCCGGGTAGTGCTGATCGCCAACCACAGCTACCTGGAGGCGTGGTGCCGAGAATCCGCGGGCGTGCGACTGTTCCGCTTCGACCGCATCGACGGCGCCGAGGTGCTCGACGAGCCTGCCGCACCGCCGGAACCGGCGCGGCAGGCCGAGACCGACACCTCGCTGTTCGACGCCGACCCGTCGATGCCGGTCGCGACGGTGCGGGTGGCGCCCTCGGCGGCGTGGATGTTCGAGTACTACCCGATGCGACTGGTGGGCGAAGTGGCCGACGGCTGGCGGGAGGCGGAGATGACCTATGCCTCCGACGAGTGGTTGACCCGGCTGCTGCTGGGGATGGGCGATGAGGTTCAGGTCGTGGCGCCCCAGTCGCTGGCGGCCCGGGTGCGCGACGCCGCGGCGGCCGCACTGGCGGCCTACGCCGGCGCCGGCTAGCGGTCGGCGGCGCGCGGAGGCGGGCCGACCTGCGGTCCTGCGGTAGCATCGAGGCGACGTCTGGAGGTAACCGAAGTGGGCAGTCTCAGTCCGTGGCACTGGGCAATCCTGTTGCTCGTAGTGGTCGTGCTGTTCGGCGCCAAGCGGCTTCCCGACGCGGCCCGGTCGCTCGGCAAGTCACTGCGAATCTTCAAATCGGAGATCCGCGAACTGCAGGGCGACGACAAGGCAGAACCATCGGCCACGCCGTCACCAGTACAGTCCGAACGCGTCGAGCCACCGGCTGACCCGCGGTCGGCCTAGGCTCTCGTCTCCCCAGCGCCCGAGCGCCCCGTGATGGTGCGTGCCACCAGCTTCGTCAAGCGGCTTGACCCACGCCAACGGCGCAGCCGCACCAATCCCGACGGGACGATGTCGCTCGTCGACCATATCCGCGAACTGCGTACCCGGCTGTTGTTGTCGCTGGCCGGTATCGCCGTCACCACCGCCTTCGGGTTCGCCTGGTACTCGCACGGCTTTCTGGGGCTGGAAAGCCTCGGCGAGTGGCTACGACATCCCTATTGCGCGCTGCCCGACTCCGCGCGGGCGCAGATCGCATCGGATGGACACTGCCGATTGCTGGCAACCGGGCCGTTCGATCAGTTCATGCTCCGGCTCAAGGTCGCTGTCGCCGCCGGCGTGGTGCTGGCCTGCCCGATCTGGTTCTACCAGCTGTGGGCTTTCATCACGCCGGGGCTGT
This is a stretch of genomic DNA from Mycolicibacter terrae. It encodes these proteins:
- a CDS encoding DUF4190 domain-containing protein, which produces MPESGMPSLSPESQPSWPPAGGGYPPPGYPYPYPAPGQYPGYPPPGTRSAPRNGAGIAALVVAIAGIVTALSVVGGVVLGIVAIVLGFVGHSRAKRGEADNGGVAIAGVVLGALAVVAGIGCIFIYVGIWRTAGGGDYVDCMTKAGSDAAAQQQCTDRFREHFENKFGTAEAPLVQESSDSALMPA
- a CDS encoding HdeD family acid-resistance protein — its product is MCQTSAMETTPSGLLPHLWKSTLVSGVLALALGVLILAWPGRTILAAAVLFGIYLLVTGVAQLIFAFSLPVISAGGRVLLFLSGTAAVILAVLCFRHFHSDEEALAVLLLAIWIAVGFIFRGVATTVAGISDPALPGRGWQIFMGVLSLLAGLVTLAAPFTSLWILALVVGSWLIVIGVVEVVTAFKVRTASRRIDAAVAGG
- a CDS encoding alpha/beta hydrolase; amino-acid sequence: MTRLLAVLGSLVGLASTVNGYRPLTKHGYPSLYAFAFGVFASELPLHLIAGQSATLAAVSRWLPPRARRFGWLVSALSWLGLLGLHHAGRTANRPLTAALDAELGAGRRTDGADLWKRPGPDGEIAKAPGLVRMMRVYRDYATDADIPYGEYGGRNTLDVWRHRDLPRDGRAPVLLQVPGGAWMVGSKRGQAHPLMSHLVERGWVCVSINYRLSPRSTWPDHIIDVKRALAWTKAHIADYGGDPDWIAVTGGSAGGHLCALTALTAGDPRFQPGFADADTSVRAAIPFYGIYDFTGDTDLHPLLTPALSAYVFKQSRRRFPDTYRAASPMTYISADAPPFFVLHGRNDSLVPVEQARAFTARLRDVSTSPVVYAELPVAQHAFDIFGSPRAAHTALAIEQFLAEIYASRVAPAA
- a CDS encoding adenylate/guanylate cyclase domain-containing protein, which gives rise to MTVKRFLAVPAEAQTPYRRSHCIPARTRHYAARLSQRLRILKVSSGLAAIISAGFGLLEIWADPTYWWIGALNLIAAAAFVLTPLLYHYGELIAPLAFVGIAYLTTFVVCWVVGTGSGIQFYFLAAASISVLILGVDRIKLAAAVAAVGAALTIALQFLVPPDNLNQPAWLRNLSFVLVVVSACFMVVATIWFALREIAHAEAAMEAEYERSEALLANILPTAVADRLKNPAVDVIADSYPDASVLFADIADFTRRASQTEPGQLVEFLNELYTGLDRLVDRHGLEKIKTSGDSYMVVSGVPNPRPDHLHALARLALDIADTIAELRDPLGRPVSLRIGLAAGPVVAGVVGNRRFFYDVWGDAVNLASRMESTGSQDRIQVPQDVYDRLSGDFVLEERGDIKVKGKGVMHTWFLVGERPPASHGPASRSLLSARAR
- a CDS encoding YnfA family protein; its protein translation is MVLRFVALFVLAAVAEIGGAWLVWQGVREHRGLLWAGAGVIALGLYGFVATWQPDAHFGRILAAYGGVFVAGSLAWGMAFDGFRPDRADVLGALICLAGVAVIMYAPR
- a CDS encoding ANTAR domain-containing response regulator, with amino-acid sequence MNASSSESAPRPARRVLIAEDEALIRLDLAEMLREEGYEVVGEAGDGQEAVELAELLRPDLVILDVKMPRRDGIDAASEIAGKRIAPIVMLTAFSQRDLVERARDAGAMAYLVKPFTASDLVPAIELAVSRAEEITALEREVSTLSEQLETRKLIERAKGLLQAKQGLSEPEAFKWIQRAAMDKRTTMRQVAEVVLETLDTAANPPA
- the pafA gene encoding Pup--protein ligase codes for the protein MQRRIMGIETEFGVTCTFHGHRRLSPDEVARYLFRRVVSWGRSSNVFLRNGARLYLDVGSHPEYATAECDNLTQLVTHDRAGERVLEDLLIDAEQRLADEGIGGDIYLFKNNTDSAGNSYGCHENYLIVRAGEFSRISDVLLPFLVTRQLICGAGKILQTPKAATFCLSQRAEHIWEGVSSATTRSRPIINTRDEPHADAEKYRRLHVIVGDSNMSETSTLLKVGSAALVLEMIEAGVPFRDFSLDNPIRAIREVSHDVTGRRPVRLAGGRQASALDIQREYYGRAVEYVRTRAASNPQLEQVIDLWGRQLDAVETQDFAKVDTEIDWVIKRKLFQRYQDRYDMELSDPKIAQLDLAYHDIKRGRGVFDLLQRKGLAARVTTDEEVDEAVDTPPQTTRAKLRGEFISAAQAAGRDFTVDWVHLKLNDQAQRTVLCKDPFRSVDERVKRLIASM
- a CDS encoding helix-turn-helix transcriptional regulator — translated: MATAKVERLLNLVIALLSTRGYLTAEKIRATVIGYGDSPSDDAFSRMFERDKNELRDLGIPLETGKVSGLDTVEGYRINPDAYALPAIELTPDEAAAVAVAVQLWQSPELRANAQGAVGKLQAAGVEVDPDRADVLVAPPAALPGIHRAEPALGALMDAVQARQAVQFGHRPSPVAPYATRTVEPWGVVTHSGRWYLVGHDRDRDAVRTFRMSRIADDVTPIGPPGAVARPDGADLRRIVAAAVGEAPSGVQARIWVADDRAVALRRAGTVLGRESRAGRDGDIIGVDIGTHDRLAREIAGYGADAVVVDPPSLRDDVVARLTACAQEVSA
- a CDS encoding helix-turn-helix transcriptional regulator, whose amino-acid sequence is MSHLSNRLVRLLNMVPYLQARPGITKKQAAAELGVTLAQLQADLHQLVMCGLPGYGPGDLIDVTFYEDRLDVHESAGVDRPLRLTSPEATAVLMALRALVGMPGIVDPRAARSAIAKIENAAGEAAQRAIEPAGEDDPVAGIVRDGVHRHRALAIDYYAASRDTSSHRIVDPIRVVLIANHSYLEAWCRESAGVRLFRFDRIDGAEVLDEPAAPPEPARQAETDTSLFDADPSMPVATVRVAPSAAWMFEYYPMRLVGEVADGWREAEMTYASDEWLTRLLLGMGDEVQVVAPQSLAARVRDAAAAALAAYAGAG
- the tatA gene encoding Sec-independent protein translocase subunit TatA; the encoded protein is MGSLSPWHWAILLLVVVVLFGAKRLPDAARSLGKSLRIFKSEIRELQGDDKAEPSATPSPVQSERVEPPADPRSA